A region from the Acyrthosiphon pisum isolate AL4f chromosome A1, pea_aphid_22Mar2018_4r6ur, whole genome shotgun sequence genome encodes:
- the LOC100160608 gene encoding F-box/LRR-repeat protein 14, translating into MSAGPYGTIMDELGGFTEVPISYRHISRFQPYRVQPYQSHVQPVATRKVKSSTAVERRTMAGGCQYDENRPTHVHRLYPEILALIFSYLDVPDKGRAAQVCTAWREAAWYKSVWRGVEAKIDMCRSSHPMYESLKQRGIKRIQVLSVSRYKCLREIVQNVPNLVSLNMSGCYHIKDEDLHQMFLEHHPNITELNLSLCKQLTDGGLIRIADTLRGLTRLEIQGCSYITNKGFSHIARKLKKLKYLNLRSCWHLSDVGLSHISGASKDSTDGNAQLEFLGLQDCQHITDEGLKYVSEGLRSLRSLNLSFCVNITDTGLNYVSRMNTLDELNLSACDNISDIGIGYLSEGCTKLGSLNVSFCDKIGDQALLHVSHGLYGLHTLSLGSCQISDDGILYISKSLRNLEVLNIGQCNSVTDKGLEHLSDSCKLLRSIDLYGCTKITKEAKEKILKMPNIRRDTVNEDLWQLR; encoded by the coding sequence ATGTCGGCGGGGCCGTACGGGACCATCATGGACGAGTTGGGCGGCTTCACGGAGGTGCCCATCTCGTACCGACACATTTCGCGGTTTCAGCCGTACCGGGTGCAACCGTACCAGTCGCACGTACAGCCCGTGGCCACTCGCAAGGTCAAGTCATCGACGGCAGTGGAACGGCGGACCATGGCCGGCGGGTGTCAGTACGACGAGAACCGGCCCACGCACGTGCACCGTCTGTACCCCGAAATACTGGCATTGATCTTCAGCTACCTGGACGTGCCGGACAAAGGCCGTGCTGCCCAGGTGTGCACGGCGTGGCGTGAGGCTGCTTGGTACAAGTCGGTGTGGCGCGGCGTTGAGGCCAAGATCGACATGTGCCGGTCGTCGCATCCCATGTACGAGAGCCTCAAGCAGCGCGGGATCAAGCGAATCCAGGTACTGTCCGTATCCCGGTACAAGTGTCTGCGCGAGATCGTCCAGAACGTACCCAACCTGGTGTCGCTGAACATGAGCGGCTGTTACCACATCAAGGACGAGGACTTGCATCAGATGTTCCTAGAACACCACCCGAACATCACCGAACTCAACCTGTCGCTGTGCAAGCAGCTTACCGACGGCGGTCTAATACGGATCGCCGACACGCTCCGCGGCCTCACCCGGCTCGAGATCCAGGGCTGCTCGTACATTACCAACAAGGGTTTCTCGCACATTGCGCGAAAACTCAAGAAACTCAAGTATCTCAATCTGCGGTCGTGCTGGCACCTGTCCGACGTGGGCCTGTCGCACATCAGTGGCGCCAGCAAGGACTCGACAGACGGCAACGCGCAACTCGAGTTCCTGGGACTACAAGACTGCCAGCACATCACCGACGAGGGCCTCAAGTACGTGTCCGAGGGCCTGCGCTCCCTGCGCAGCCTCAACCTGAGTTTCTGCGTCAACATCACGGACACCGGTCTTAACTACGTGTCGCGCATGAACACGCTGGACGAGCTCAACTTGAGCGCGTGCGACAACATCTCCGACATCGGCATCGGTTACCTGTCCGAGGGTTGCACCAAGTTGGGCAGCCTGAACGTGTCGTTCTGCGACAAGATCGGCGACCAGGCGCTTCTGCACGTATCCCACGGGCTGTACGGCCTGCACACCCTGTCCTTAGGTTCGTGCCAGATATCTGACGATGGCATACTGTACATATCGAAATCGCTTCGCAACCTCGAGGTGCTCAACATTGGCCAGTGCAACTCGGTCACCGACAAGGGCCTTGAGCATTTGTCGGATTCGTGCAAACTGTTGCGGTCCATAGACTTGTACGGGTGCACCAAGATCACCAAAGAAGCCAAAGAGAAGATTCTGAAAATGCCAAACATCAGGAGGGATACGGTTAACGAAGACTTGTGGCAACTTAGATGA